The sequence below is a genomic window from Acetivibrio clariflavus DSM 19732.
AATAAAAGAATTTCCTATAGGACAAAGTATCGTCACACCGATGCCGGCTGTGCCTACTCCTAAGCCGACAGTTTTGCCAAGTCCTACCAAGTCTTCGGGCAATGATGATTTTACAAATGATATTTCAAAAGCATCCTATTTAGTATCAGTGGGTGAAGAGGTGCGCGGAAAGATAGATTATGCAGGGGATGAAGACTACATGCTATTTATACCGCCTAATGACGGGCGATACAGGGTGGAGATATATACAAATGTCGAAACAAGTATAGCTTATTTATATACGGAAAAAATAGAAGGTCTAAAGTATTATTACAACAGTTTTGGTACATATACTTCAAAAGAGGGATATTATTATATTCAGGAAAACTTGACCGGAGGTACGAAATATGTCCTTGGCGTAAAAAATAGAAAAGATAAAGTTTCGTTAGATTCATATGTCATAAAAATTTCGAAGCTGAATTAATTTGTAAGTTTAAGAAATTCAAAAAGGATGGGTACTTGAATACCTGTCCTTTTTATATTATTCCAAGTCTGTCCACCGTAAAATATTTGAAGGTGTATTGTACCAAAAATTTTCATTGGGAGCTTTTAATATTATAACTTTACCTTCTTTAGGATCAGCCTGTATCCATTCATGGTTACCGATGTATGCCATAGTATGGATCCCATTGGCAGTTACCATAATGTCTCCTTCTTTCATCTCTCCATAGTCTAAAGTGTTAAGAGTCTGATTTGCCAGTATAAGAATAGTTTGGTTTTTGTAACCGTTCCCAAGTGCTTCGGCAGACAAGTCGTTAAACCATAGATTTAATCCTTTTCTTATATATTGAGGACTAAAATTAACAATACCGAGACGAATATAAGTATCTATAAGACCCCGCCTTACAAGACCCGAACAGTCAATGCCCAAAGAGGATTCACCGCCCCACAGGTATCTGGTACCCTCATATTTTTTTAGTGCTCTGACATATTCGGCTCTGATAGTCTCTTTGTCTATAGTAGGGCCATTAAGACTTAAAAAGAAAAATAGAATAGCCGGGAACAGGATTAGAACAAACTTAACGGTTTTGCTTTTACGGCTTAAAAATAAAGTATAAATCCATAGAAGGATTAGAGACGTTATCAGCATTAAATTTGTTGATTTTCTATTTATCGGATTTATAAACAGGAAAAATATAAAAACAACCAGAGCAGTAAAAACTAATATATGATGGCGTTTTGGAAATTTTTTCATACATTCTCACATCCTGACTTTTTTAGATACTGTTATCATTATATCCTATACTTTTCAACAAATAAATAGCATAGTGTAAAGCTTTTGACTTACTTCCTGAAGTGAGAAGTGAAATGAATAATTGTACTCATAAGGATTGCTTTCAGAGCATATATATTATTGAGGAAAAGGATAAATAGCCCAATATACCGGAAAGATAAAGCTTTTTGAGCATCAGAATAGTATGAGTAAGGGGGCATGGTCATTGAAGAGTTATATAGAAGAGAGGGCTATTGAGCTTGCCAATTACATTATTGAAAGCAAATCAACTGTTAGGGCGGCTGCAAAAAAATTCGGGATAAGTAAAAGTACTGTACATAAGGATGTAACTGACCGCCTGCTGCAGATAAACCCAACTCTGGCGGAAGCAGCAAAGGCGGTATTAGATACAAACAAAGCAGAAAGACACATTAGAGGTGGTTTAGCTACAAAAGCAAAATATAAAGGCCAGGCATAAAATAAAAGTCGGGTAACCGACTTTTATTTTTTGTGCAATTATATTCCGTTTATTCATAAATTTAATGGATAAATCAATTTTATAGCAATTACAAATTATGTGTGTAAATTTACCGGGATGGCTAAAATAAAGTTGAATATAAAAAATACAAAAATGTTAAAATATTAAGTTGCAATATTAAAATAATATGATAATATAGTTATGATATGTTGTACCTTTTCTATTCTATTGTAAAAAAATGTATCCTTGCTCATGCATAATTTAATAGGTTTTATCAATATGATTATTTGTCAT
It includes:
- a CDS encoding dockerin type I repeat-containing protein, encoding MQMKKCNALIGRFLFIGMVLVSAVLTPINFGRVEASAKSGEIGSMILGDVNNDGDVNSIDFAYMKMNLLGIKGSLLNDENIFVADLNGDGKFDSIDLAIMKGYLLGKIKEFPIGQSIVTPMPAVPTPKPTVLPSPTKSSGNDDFTNDISKASYLVSVGEEVRGKIDYAGDEDYMLFIPPNDGRYRVEIYTNVETSIAYLYTEKIEGLKYYYNSFGTYTSKEGYYYIQENLTGGTKYVLGVKNRKDKVSLDSYVIKISKLN
- a CDS encoding NlpC/P60 family protein, with protein sequence MKKFPKRHHILVFTALVVFIFFLFINPINRKSTNLMLITSLILLWIYTLFLSRKSKTVKFVLILFPAILFFFLSLNGPTIDKETIRAEYVRALKKYEGTRYLWGGESSLGIDCSGLVRRGLIDTYIRLGIVNFSPQYIRKGLNLWFNDLSAEALGNGYKNQTILILANQTLNTLDYGEMKEGDIMVTANGIHTMAYIGNHEWIQADPKEGKVIILKAPNENFWYNTPSNILRWTDLE
- the spoIIID gene encoding sporulation transcriptional regulator SpoIIID — protein: MKSYIEERAIELANYIIESKSTVRAAAKKFGISKSTVHKDVTDRLLQINPTLAEAAKAVLDTNKAERHIRGGLATKAKYKGQA